The Branchiostoma lanceolatum isolate klBraLanc5 chromosome 17, klBraLanc5.hap2, whole genome shotgun sequence genome contains the following window.
GAAAACTTTTAACTTTTACTAAACGCCAGTAAGAAATTAGTTTTAAAACCTTTATGCTCATATTTTTTATTTCACTTTAATTGTAatgtcatctgtgcatttgCTTTGAAGAAAATCTACATGGCTATTCTTCATTTCCTTGTGTACTCTGTGAAATTGTCTGGTTTATCTGGAAACAATATATTATACAGTTGAAATCAAGTTTCATTCCAGGTCACACAAAAAATGAGACCGTACATGACTATAAAGCAGGTTATCTTTTTTATTCAACTTTGACCACAACAGTTAAGTAATAGATCAAAGAGAACAACAATTAATAATAAAAGATGTTACATTGAACTTGGTTGATTGGTTTGTTAATGTTGAGTAGTGACTTGACTAAATGAAGATATTCTTCCTGGAGAACAATTGACTAGTTCAAGATTATAGGAATTGATACATGCCATTTTCTGTATCATCACAAAAGAGACATTCCACCAACCATTAGAAATACGTAAACGAAACTGATACAGGTCACAATATAGTGTTCTTTGAGTAACCATCTCAccaaaaatagtattttcatatacatgcattatagtatatataaatattatatattctgtatacttgaTCATAAGCAAAATATTATCCATATATAATATGACCCTGATCAGTCCATCTCCATATTAATATAAGGACTGTATTAGACCTGTCTTGTTGAAGTTGTTTACAatattatacatacatacacaaacacctCTACATCCGAACAGCATTATCATTGATAAGTCATGACATGTTGTAACCTTACACAGTGTCCAAAGTATCCTCTGCTGATCAACACAATCTAATTGTCTTAATAATCCTTCCTTTGGAGCATGTTGCAAGAGTGCATTAAGGAAATAGGATTGTCTTGAAAAGCATTGAAATGAACAAGACTTGATAGGCCGAAAGAATTTTTTATATAAATATGGACAAAATTCAACTGATGCAatttttaaatgtacatgtatcttactcTTCTAATTGTAAGAGAAACAATAAAAAGGAAACAACAAAGTTACTTATGAAAGTCATGGACTAtatcaaatatagatttccttcacttcagtaagGTTTTTGTCTGATTTGGTGGGTGCCGTACTCGGGGTCTGCGCTGAAGATGGTGTTGAGCATCTGGAAGGTGGGCCGCTGGCTCGGCTCGTAGGACCAGCACCTCAGCATGATCTGGTACACCTTCTCTGGACACTTATCTGGCTTGGACAGCCGCTTCCCTTCTTCTTCTATAAACTGAATAACCTGTCGGGgcaaatgtatgtaaatgacattAATGCTactcaccttgtagtgcctagtggcatatagggcagcaagtttccttgctgtttcagtagcagggtacatttttacaggaagggaTCCCCTGCaagtccttcccctttaacatgctcgaagCACCGTGAACAAAGGACCCCTCATTTTACatctttttacatgtatgtatccaCTGCTGTAAAAACATTCCTATGGGGACCTTCACCAGTTGAACATAGCACACAGAAACATATAGCCATTCAAGAGCAGTCTGCAGAACTGTAGACAActgacattttatttcaaattctcTTTCAAATTCAAATAGTAGAAATTCTCTTTCGCACACATGGACAATGGCTTGCATTCAACAGTATTAATAGCAATAAGTTTTAAATGTCACGAGTTTAAGTATCTTTGTAAAGGGTCCTTGTGTTTCATTATGTTAGTAAAGTTCTTATCCATGGCCAGGAGAACCTAAAAATTAGGCAAATGGAATGTATTTGCCTTACTAAACAATGAATTGAAACTTACCTGAGCGCCTGTCATATCCCCATATGGTTGCTGTCCATAAGAAAACATCTCCCACAACGTAACGCCATAGCTCCAAACATCGCTGGCGTGGGAGAAAGTCCCGTAGTTGATAGACTCAGGGGCATACCTAAATTATAAATCACAGAGTCACAAGATTTTCCAGGAGTAGCAATCTCACAGGTTTCAAGCTGAATAAAAGGTCACATGATGGATAAAAGTTCTGAACGAGAACTATgcagctccagatgtcttacagAGGGACGACCGTGGTGTGAAAGAGTCGTTTAGCTTGAGGAATAAATCCACTCCACTTTATATCACAGGTTTCATGCTGTCGTCTTGCTAAATATGTACTCAAAAATGTCAGAGaacaaggaaatgaattggCATGGCCTGAAATTGAATGaatatgaatactgtaaatgcagaaatgttcgctgtggtttttatgttcgcggttttggAGGTaaactcttcagcgcaaacttaaaacccccacgaaactttttgcccacctatgactgtagcactactattgtttcaaatgcgaacttaaaaccaccgcaaacactccattttctccctacagcgaaataaaaaccatgcaaacttaaatgcaattACAGTAGTCCTACCATTTGACAGGCCACCTTCCCCCAGCAGAGGCCTTGTAGTAGTCACTCCCTGCTCCTACTGCCCTCGACAGGCCAAAATCACTGATTTTCAACTGTATAAAAGAAACAGACTAAGAGTTACAAATTGAAGAATCATTAGAAAAGGTGACAAAATTTCTTGCATACAATAGGCTGCTACACAGTCAGGTCAAGAGGTAGGACTTCTGATAGATATTAGTTTCCTTTATATTTTTCTGCTATGCATCATTCATTTTGATTCTTGTAAACTGCTGTATTGAAGGATGCTACTACTGATGCTAGGCAACTTTTGGCTGCTACTGGCCATACTGCACATCACTCCAGTGTTGCAGACTATTTCTACCATAGGTCAATGTAGTTAACATGCAGGTAAACATAAGAAAACTGTAGTCCTAACTGCACAGTATATGGAAATGGTATTTTGAGCTCTGTGAAAGCAAGAATTTTATATCTTACTTGATCTTTAGAGGCCAGCAAGATGTTTCGTGCTGCCAGATCACGGTGGACAAACCTCTTCTCCTCCAAGTACATCATGCCACTAGCTATCTGAGCTGACCACAGCTTCAGGTCAGGCAGGGACACTTTCTGTGGATAGTCCAGGAGGTAGTCCAGCACAGAGCCCATAGACACCAACTCCTGCACCTGCAATAGAATAACAGTGATCAAGGGATGTTAGTACATATAGGGGACAGATGTGCCTGTATTtgtgtattcagcaccagggacagggctgtttgtttgtgtgtggacagtttctagcaccagggacaggtgtgtttacatttgtgtggatggtgttcagcaccaaggacaggcgtgTTTAcatttgtgtggatggtgtttagcaccagggacaagttTGCTTGTCTATATAtgaatagtgttcagcatctagtgtttgcctgtgtgtggatgatgttcagcaccaaggacaggtgtgttttcatGGTGTTCACCTGCAtgtggattgtgttcagcaGCCAGTACCAATGACGGTGTGTtactgtgtggatggtgttcagcccCAAGGACATGTCTATCTAACCTGTGTACATACCATCATCATAGGTGGCCCCAGACAGACCCCGATGAGCTGCACGATGCAGAAGTGGTCCAGCCCCATCATGACCCTGGCCTCCCGTAGGAACTCCTGCTCGCCATGCTGGATGTGTTCTCCTCGCAGAGTCTTCAGGGCCACAGGAACCTGACATGGCAAAACAACACAGTCACATCTGACTtgctgtaaatcactttatgttcacggtagcaaaatttcacggtgtaaggaaaatggacattttcactgaactttaacttcacggtggcggcaagtgatttatagAATGGATATGTGAAGGAATcttaaataataacaacaggttttttttcagttatgttAAGTGCACGGCACaggggtgaccgtgaaaacagtgaacataaagttacagtgaaagaaacaagaattacagtatgtactaAATCAACCAATGTGGCAGTTCTGCAGCAGACTGCTAGGGGGCACCACCGCACAGTGTTACATGCCTTGGGTGATCATAGTGCACAAGTAAGCAGACTGAGGTGGATTAAATGACCACAAGTTGctttatatatgtatgtcaatttcatacactTCTACAGTCCACCTTGAAACAGAAAGAAGTAAGCAAAAACATATTTCTAAACTttctacatgtaccattttaTTTCTGAGAAAGCCACACAGCTGCCTGCCTTGAAAACCTGCAAGGATGAGACTAACTTAGGCTGCAACGGGAAACATTCTCTCCACTGTGACATTACCTCCCTCCCATCAGGACTTGTCCATATACCCATCAGTACAGAGCCAAACtctccctgcccccctccccacacacatacatgtacacaccatAACATTACCTCCTTCCCATCAGGACTTGTCCATACACCCATCAGTACAGAGCCAAACtctccctgcccccctccccacacacatacatgtacacaccatAACATTACCTCCTTCCCATCAGGACTTGTCCATACACCCATCAGTACAGAACCAAACtctccctgcccccctccccacacacatacatgtacacactataaCATTACCTCCTTCCCATCAGGACTTGTCCATACACCCATCAGTACAGAACCAAACtctccctgcccccctccccacacacatacatgtacacaccatAACATTACCTCCTTCCCATCAGGACTTGTCCATACACCCATCAGTACAGAGCCAAACtctccctgcccccctccccacacacatacatgtcacTATAACATTACCTCCTTCCCATCAGGACTTGTCCATATACCCATCAGTACAGAACCAAACtctccctgcccccctccccacacacatacatgtacacactataaCATTACCTCCTTCCCATCAGGACTTGTCCATACACCCATCAGTACAGAGCCAAACtctccctgcccccctccccacacacatacatgtacacactataaCATTACCTCCTTCCCATCAGGACTTGTCCATACACCCATCAGTACAGAGCCAAACtctccctgcccccctccccacacacatacatgtacacactataaCATTACCTCCTTCCCATCAGGACTTGTCCATATACCCATCAGAACAGAGCCAAACtctccctgcccccctccccacacacatacatgtacacactataaCATTACCTCCTTCCCATCAGGACTTGTCCATACACCCATCAGTACAGAGCCAAACTCTCCCTGCCCCAGCTCACGCCCCAGCTGAAGTGACTCCCTGGGGATGAGCTTCTGCGCCTTGTCGGGACCGTCCTCCACTCGAACCACGGGCGGGCGCTGCGGTTTGGGCTGCAGGGGTGGCGGAGAAGCTTCGCTCGGAATCGGCACTGGTTTCTGTTGTGGAGTCAAATCACAAAGCAATATTAACAAGAACACACACTTGGTGTTTGAGATGTTAAGCCTACTTAAGGATACAGTTCTTAAaatgtaactttggtcaacaaCTTGTCAGCATCGAGTACAGGtatttatctgtgtgtggatggtgttcagcaccagagacaggtaTACTTGcctgtgtatggatggtgttcagcaccagggacaggtatacttgcctgtgtatggatggtgttcagcaccagggacaggtatacttgcctgtgtatggatggtgttcagcaccagggacaggtatacTTGCCTGTGTATGGATGatgtttagcaccagggacaggtatacTTGCCTGTGTAAGGATGGtgctcagcaccagggacaggtatacTTGCCTGTGTATGGATGatgtttagcaccagggacaggcatgtttacctgtgtgtgtattCAGTAAAGGTTATGAGAACTGACCTTTTTTGGCTGCAGTTCCCTGCGCGGGCCAGGAGGGGGCGGTGCTTCCTGTTGCGGCAACTCCTCGTCTACACTGCAGCCGGTGGTCATCTTCAGGTCAATGTGACTGTCCACATCTAGAGGTCAACAACAACAGCGTGTTACATTCCATcctcagtcaaacctggccaggTAACCACCTGCAGTCACAAGCCAAattgaaacagtcccgtccaattGAACATGGTTAAAAACCCTCGGCTAAGCAACCGAATATCTTACCCAAACAGCAACCACTTTTATGCTGTCCCCAGGGGGCATTCACTCCCCAGTCAACAATCAAAACTGATTGAAAGCAGCACCCAGCCCAGCAGCAGCAATTTGAAATTGCTGATTTCTGCGGTGCCGTCGGCCCAATGGGTGTCGGACTCAGAAACaaaataggtcccgggttcgatactcaccatgctctgacgttgttcccttgggaaaggcattttccACGACCTTTCCAGACCGTGGAGTGACACCCACAGAGCCTGTTTGGCTGATCTGTCaaaaaagtgtgccaaaaaacacccACGGATTTGGTGCagcaatgtgccaacatctgcacatttgcaCCCAAGGGCAGTAAAAATTGAGAATCAAACTACCAGACCCATTCATTCCAAGCAATGGCCTTTTCCTGTCATTCTATCTTTCAACCTAGCCTTTATTACGGGTGCTGAGACCAGATTAGACTGAATTATGTCCCCCGTTGTAAAGCAATTTTCACCATTTCTCAGGTATGTCGCATTTAACAAAGTATCACCTCACACTGTACCTTCATGTCTTCCAGGGTTTTTTTATCATAAAGCTACACAAGCCagaccttacatctgcttggagactatagcCCATTTCCATGgtatagaccaatcctgactgtccatcacaattagcagttagACCATGTCAATTAGcgatttgaccaatcagagagtgGCAGCATGAGCagggctatgggattggtctgTTGTGATGAGCTCACCTGGCCCAGTAGGCTGGCTAGAGGGCCACTTGACAGGTTTGGGAGGCAGGGGACCAGGTGGAGGCATGTCAGGCTCACCACTGAAATATAAAGTCAACAAAAAAGTTGATTAGCAAAACTGCCATGCAGCATCACAGACTTTGCTGACATCCTTTGTTCAAACCCTAGTAGTACCTATTGACACATAGGGCATCAACTTTCCTTTCTGTTTCAGTAGTGGGATAtattttacaggaaggggttgcttcccctttaacgtgcttgtgGCGCAAAACAACACCACAGCGAATGTTTCAAGGTCTACAGTACATGTGGGAGTCCTCAGAGTCATTCCTTTTTGTCCATAAATCAATCAACTGAATCATGCCCAACTACACATTGTCATATCAAGGAGGTCATATCTAATGTTTACGTTGTGAAGTACAGGTGTGTAAAAGGAGTGCCTACATGGACCACCGTCTGGTGTAGTCGCTGTCTCTCCTGACCACAGGTGGGTGGTGGGGGCCCGGTTCCAGCACGTCCTGGGCAGAGATCGGCGTGACCAGCTTCCCAGGCAATCCGTCCGCCCGACCTTTGTAGTACTCCACGAGGTGTTCTAAAGAATCCAGCAGGGGCCCATCGTCTATGTAGTACCACTGGTTGTCCTGGAAAAGACAGCCAGGTACAGTATTCTATAATTACTGAAACAACTCTTACGACTGTGAGAATTACTGAAAATCttcactgtatacatgtatatagataagattgtatacatttatacaGTGATATCTTAAGGACATCACTTTGTGCAATAGCTAGGGGGCAAAGAACATAGGACAATGATGTCAAAAGATTCTTCAATTTTGACTACACCATGTGCTGCTAGGACAGTTACCTTCTGCTTGATTTCAAAGTTGTAGGTTGTTTTGCATGCGGACATTGTCAGCACGTACGCTCCTGCAGTCTTCTTACTGACCCGGACCAGAAAACAGCCATCCTTGTTGCTGAACTTCTTCAGTGCCTCAGTAGCTGCCTGTCGACAATAGTGTAAGAAATTTTACTTTGATAAACACAAAGGATATTAGATATGGCATGCTTATCAAGTTGTGTACCTTGATTATAGCTGAAGATCTGAAGTTTGAAAagaagttgctagggggccaacATGTTTATCAAAGTGACACAAACACTATACAAAGTTCTACCAACCTTTCTGTCCATGTCCGAGTGCAACCATTCCTTGGTTGATGTCATAGGTATGAGAGGCTTAAAACTCTCTGTCAAAAAAGATAAAAGTCATGCATCAATCTAAATCACATGTATTGTAAACAGTGTACTGCGAGTGTGAAGAGGAAAAGTGTAGGAAAAACTTCTAATCCACAGTCACAAGTGGGGGGAAGTCATTAGGGACAAGTGCTAAGGGGGGAGGATTATCTGTAAGCATAAAGGGAAAGAAGCATTAACAACAGGTGTGTGGGGGAGCGGATTTAACTGAGGGAAGAAGGAGGAAAACACTCAGGGTGAAGAAGGGGAGCATTCAACAGTGAGACAAAAGGTAGCGGAGAAGTAGTATAAGAAAGCATTTGATACACAAGTTTGGTGGAGAAGGAGAAAATGTGAGCAGAAGCGTGGAGTGAAAATAAAGTCCAGAGGTCCTACCTGTCGTTACTTAGCCTGCCAGATGTCCTGTCAGAGGTAGAGGGAGAAGGGAAAGGAAGGTACAAGACTGTGTGTAGATTCTACATTAAGTTACTAAACATTCACATATTCAAGCTAATAAAGCAAGAAGCCAAAGCCCAAATAAGCCATACCTGCTCAATGTAATTGTTTGTCAAAGTGTAGGGACAAAGgagtgaaaacaacaacaacaaacaacggTGAAACATTCAAAAAGCTACTAAAGGTGTTCACACTGTTTACATATTGCACATCTCATAATCATGTCATAGATTCTATAAAATGCTGTCTGCACAATAAACAAAGTGGTCTAAGAGTTTGCTAATAATAAAGATGACAGAATAAAATCTTGGGCTGGAGAAAAGTCTGATGTGCTTATTGTCTGCACtgcttaggccacactaatttaatttcttgtccTACATTtctaaaattcaaaacaaatccattaaccaagaaatagaattggtgtggccttacctagGATCTCCACAACTTCAGCGTAGCCATAGCGCCTGGCCAGATCCACTGGTGTCTCGTTGTTGTGGTTCCGGGGATGACAGGGCGCATTCAACTGGAGGAGTAGCTTAAAACACAGGAATATCAATGCATCAAAATTCAAATTGTGACAATTATTCACTCAAAAGTGACCCGATATACTttaatctgtccagatatgcagcttgtactcttcagtataaACCTGGTGTTACACTGTGAGGCTGTTTACCTGGTATCTAATACAAAGTAATCGTAggctttcttgtttttcttcttgaatGTGTGCATCCGTTTCTTGTAATGCATGAGTTTTTTCCTCTTACCTTGACACATTCCACATGCCCGCGTGCCGCGGCCTCGTGCAGCGGGACGTATCCCGTGGTGGTGCACTGGTCCTGGGGCTCGGCGCCCGCCTGCTGGATCAGGATCCGACAGGTGTTGGTCCTGTTCCCCGCACAGGCCAGCTGAGACAAAGGCATGATTATTCCCATCAGTAGGCGCTACAGGTGAattttattgtttttggttCTGTACTTTAGACAAATACTCCCTTTCAGGTTGCTGAGGTATGTACATAGTGGTCAGGGACAAAAAGTGACTACTTAATATAACGTTAGAAATATCTTTGTCATCATCGGGCAGTTACAGTTAAGTCAAGCACATATATCATCCAGGCTTGTCAATCAGCAGCCTCGTCTCTTATTGGCCGAATcactaattttgattgacagccctGAACAGTCTATTGACTGGAGGTGGCTTCAGCTCACCCTCTGTGTCATGTCCTTGCTAGAGGTCTGTGCATATGACAGATATAGAATTATCATCTAATCACATCAATCTCAATACGCACAGTACAACTAACATAAATTGACAGGATTTAAGCAAATGTGTGCTTGACTGATGTCACCTGTAAAGCGGTGGCTCCATTCCCGTCACGACACTTGACGTGCGCCCCTGCTCGCATCAGGTCCATCACGACCTCATCGTGACCCAGGAACGCCGCCTCGTGAAGTGGCGCTCGGCCAATGCTGTTCCTGGTTAGGTCAATAAAAAGAAGTCATGGTTACAATTAAAGTGCTTATGATACCAAAAGAGAAGATTTTCTAATTATCTTTAACAATTAGCATACATGTTGAAACAATTAAGTTTCAACTGAGGTGGGCGGGGCAATGGGATCAGTCTCTTATCTACCACAGGTGGGGGTCAAACAGTTTTTGGAACAGCTGatacaaagaagcgagtagaacggtctcctggcccccgggattcgaacccgcgccaaaacagccagatcacaggctgcatgccttaaccactaggctaaaaggtctagaccagttagactggtcagttggaggtgcttgaaccccactgttacactctGTAGATGTCTGTAGTCTGTAATTCAACCTCTGCTAAAAATCATTTCCTCACATGAGGTAATGCAGGGGGAAAGGGCAACATTTGGGCAAGGAAGTGTTCTGCTTTTGCTCTCACAAATCTAATTGCTTGCAAGTGTTCACTTATTGACTTAAACTGTCAACATCTAATGGAATatggcagtcagagatggcagacttcaccccattAGACTGTGAGCACCCTCTGGCAGACCATACTGAAAGTGCAATgcagaaaacacacacatacactgatacagacacgcccaaaacaatACTCCCTTGGGGGTTGACCTTACTAACCTTGCATTGATGTCGGGGCACAGGGAGTGTCCCAGGATGGCCTGTACGGACATGACATCGCCCTCGGCAGCGGAGAGGTGCAGCAGGGTGTCGGGCCCGTACCGCCTGGCCTCCGAGGGAGGGGGGTTCCCTTTGCACGGGTCCACTAGTTTGGTGGGCAGCCCGTGAGACCCTTTCCGGTAATGCTGGATGAACTGGTCGAGGCCCTGAAAGGCCGGACCATCGTCTATACTGAACTG
Protein-coding sequences here:
- the LOC136422831 gene encoding tyrosine-protein kinase HTK16-like; translated protein: MGDRAELQNFLGNSESNTDPDLYGAREDWYGTTSHPEVNNVKKPYNGKSVKEMLRELTLDDLMKKDQDKILEKDSDMMWFHGKITRDLASHILHQAGLIEGQFLVRESVTAPGDYVLSTVNKGQVFHFQIQNAGNLQFSIDDGPAFQGLDQFIQHYRKGSHGLPTKLVDPCKGNPPPSEARRYGPDTLLHLSAAEGDVMSVQAILGHSLCPDINARNSIGRAPLHEAAFLGHDEVVMDLMRAGAHVKCRDGNGATALQLACAGNRTNTCRILIQQAGAEPQDQCTTTGYVPLHEAAARGHVECVKLLLQLNAPCHPRNHNNETPVDLARRYGYAEVVEILESFKPLIPMTSTKEWLHSDMDRKAATEALKKFSNKDGCFLVRVSKKTAGAYVLTMSACKTTYNFEIKQKDNQWYYIDDGPLLDSLEHLVEYYKGRADGLPGKLVTPISAQDVLEPGPHHPPVVRRDSDYTRRWSIGEPDMPPPGPLPPKPVKWPSSQPTGPDVDSHIDLKMTTGCSVDEELPQQEAPPPPGPRRELQPKKKPVPIPSEASPPPLQPKPQRPPVVRVEDGPDKAQKLIPRESLQLGRELGQGEFGSVLMGVWTSPDGKEVPVALKTLRGEHIQHGEQEFLREARVMMGLDHFCIVQLIGVCLGPPMMMVQELVSMGSVLDYLLDYPQKVSLPDLKLWSAQIASGMMYLEEKRFVHRDLAARNILLASKDQLKISDFGLSRAVGAGSDYYKASAGGRWPVKWYAPESINYGTFSHASDVWSYGVTLWEMFSYGQQPYGDMTGAQVIQFIEEEGKRLSKPDKCPEKVYQIMLRCWSYEPSQRPTFQMLNTIFSADPEYGTHQIRQKPY